The DNA segment CCAGGCCATGAAAGGAGCAACCGTGGCGAATCCGCAAACCCAGAGAAGCGATTTTCGCTCCGTCGACGTAGACGCCGGGAGCATCTGGCTTGGCTACAGCGGTCACGCCGTAGCTGGCCAGCAATTCGATCAGGCAGTGTTCCATGCGACTGACCAGATCACGTACGCCAAAGCCCAGCTTGCGCACATCCAGCAACAGGTAAGCCACCAATTGGCCGGGGCCATGATAAGTCACCTGTCCGCCGCGATCGACCTGTACCACCGGGATATCCCCCGGCAGCAGCAAATGTTCGGCCTTGCCGGCCTGGCCCTGGGTAAACACCGGGGGGTGCTCGACCAGCCAGATTTCGTCGGCGGCATCGCTGCCGCGTTCGTTGGTGAAGCGTTGCATGGCATGCCAGACGGGCTCGTAAGCCATCTGGCCAAGTTCGCGAAAGCCCAGCGTGCCCGGCATCACAACACCATGTGTACGAAACCGGTCGCCCGCAGTTCGCTGTTGATGTTGTACAGCTGATCCTGATCGGTCGCGACGATGTGCAACTGGATGGTGGTGTACTTGCCGTTGCTGCTCGAGCGTTCGTCGACACGCTCATCGTTGATGGTCGCGAATTTCTTCACGATCTCGATGATCTTGTCTTTGTGCCCGACGCCCGTATCGCTGATTACCTTAACCGGATAATCAACCTGGGGGAATTCGATCTTTGGCGCCTTTACTTCGGTATCGGTCATGGCGTAACGGCCTCGTAAGCGTAAGCCGTGGTAACGCACATGGCCCCGCGCCGGATCGGGGCGGGGCCATGCAGGTCAACACTCAATCAGTTGAACAAGCCGTAGAAGAATAGACGGATGCTATCCCACATGCGACGGAAGATACCACCCTCCTCGACAGCGTCCAGAGCGATCAGGTCGGCGCTGTGCACTACCTTGTCGTCCAGTTTCACTTCGACTTTACCGATCACGTCGCCCTTGGCGATTGGCGCGGTCAGTTGCGGGTTCATGGTCATGCTGGCAGCGAGCTTTTTCAGCTGGCCTTTTGGCAGGGTCATGGTCAGGTCTTCAGCCAGGCCGGCCTTGACTTGGCTGGTGGTGCCTTTCCACACCGGGGCCTGAGCCAGTTCGGTGCCCTTCTGGTAGAAGGTCTGGGTTTCGAAGAAACGGAAACCGTAGGTCAGCAGCTTCTGGGTTTCAGCAGCACGGGCCACTTCGCTGTTGGTGCCGAACACCACGGCGATCAGACGCTGGCCATCACGTACAGCCGAGGACACCATGCAGTAGCCGGCTTCGTCGGTGTGACCGGTTTTCAGACCGTCAACGGTCTTGTCGCGCCACAGCAACAGGTTGCGGTTAGGCTGCTTGATGCCGTTCCAGAAGAACTCTTTCTGCGAGTAGATCGCGTAGTGAGCCGGGTCTTCGTGGATGATCGCGCGCGCCAGGATCGCCATGTCGTGAGCCGACGAGTAGTGCTCAGGGTTCGGCAGACCGGTCGGGTTCATGAAGTGGGAGTTGGTCATGCCCAGATCGGCGACCGTCTTGTTCATCAGGTCGGCGAACGCGTCTTCGCTGCCGGCGATGTGCTCGGACAGCGCCACGCTGGCGTCGTTGCCGGACTGGATGATGATGCCGTGCAGCAGGTCGCTGACGGTCACTTGCGAGCCGACTTTGATGAACATCCGCGAACCGCCGGTACGCCAGGCGTTTTCGCTGACGGTCACCGGGTCGTTTTCACCGATCTGGCCACGACGGATTTCCAGCGTAGCGATGTACGCGGTCATCAGTTTGGTCAGGCTGGCTGGCGGCAGACGCTGGTCACCGTTGTTCTCCACCAGCACGTTGCCGCTGCTGGCGTCCATGAGCACGTAGGCTTTTGCAGCCAGTTGAGGTGGCGACGGCATCATCTCGGCCGCGAAGGCGGCTGGCGAGAGGAGCAGCGGGACTAGCAGACACAGGCGTTTGGCAAAGGTGGTGATGTTCATCCGTCTCTCGAAATCGCTAATGGAAACTTGCCCGAGGGCAAAACTATTCAGACAGCCTTCTAACGGGCCATCGCGTGTTCAGTTGCTCACTCCAGTCACCCTTGCCGGGCTTTTGTTCTTCGACGAGCCAACAACCTGGTTCACCCCCCAAAACCGCAAGTGAACCGTCAATCAAGTGCTACGTTTCTTACTCTGTGACCACACTCGGCGAACCGAGGTTGGCCAGGCGCACGCTGTTCTGCACCTGGGCGATTTCACCCGGCGAACCGATCGGCCCCAGGCGTACCCGGTGCAGGGTCTGCTGATTGCGCACGATCGAGCTGATGAACACCGGAGCGCTCACCATCCCGCTGAGCTTCGACCTCAGGAGTTCTGCAGCGTCCGGGTTGGCGAACGCGCCCACCTGCAGATACTGGCCAGACGCTGGTGCAGAAGCGTTTTTTTTTGCGCTGATCTGTACAGGTACAGTGTCAGAGGCATGTTGCTGCGGCGGCGGGGTCCACTGCTCGATGGTACCGGCCGACGCCGTGATCACCGGGGCGCTATTCTGCGCGACTTGCGGCTCGTTGAGCATCAGAGGCGCCGGACGGCCCTTCGCGGCCCACCATTGCTGCGGATCGATGCCTTCGACCTTGACCCGCGCGGTGCCGATTTCGGCATAACCGAGCTTCTTCGCGGCCGCGTAGGACAAGTCGATGATCCGGTCCGAATAGAACGGCCCGCGATCGTTGACCCGCAGGATCACGCTCTTGTTGTTGTCCAGGTTGGTCACCCGAACGTAACTTGGCAGTGGCAGAGTCTTGTGGGCGGCACTCATGCCGTACAGGTCATACACTTCGCCGTTGGCGGTATTCTGCCCGTGAAACTTGGTGCCGTACCAGGATGCCGTGCCCGAGGCGACGTAGGTCTTGGATTCCTGCAACGGGAAATAGGTCTTGCCCAGCACGGTGTACGGGTTGGCCTTGTACGGGCCGGTGTGCAGGGTCGGCGTGGCATCCGGGATCCGCGAAACGTCGACATCCCACCAAGGCGCGCCGTCTTTGTGGGCGCGGTTGATGTCCAGCCCCGGCTGCGCACGCACGGCGGTGGACGAGGTCTTCTGGGTCGGCGCGCGGCTGGTCGAACAACTGACGACCAGTACCGCCAACGCAGCGAAAGCCACCAGCTTCAGGGGTTTATTGATAGGCAATGCCCGCATTACTTGACGCCCCGTGCTTTTACCAGCTCTTCAGACAGTTGATATACGGCCATGGCGTACATCACGCTGCGGTTATAACGCGTGATCGCGTAGAAATTCTTCAGGCCCATCCAGTATTCAGGGCCGTTATCGCCTTCGAGGCGAAATGCAGTAACCGGCATATCATCGCGCAGCGCATCATGACTTGACCAGCCCAGCGCCCGCAACTCTCCAACCGTCTTCGTCGGCTCGATGCCGGTGGTCAGGCCTTCATCGACCTGCTCGCCGCGGACATCGGCGCGGCTGACCACCGGTTCCCCGGCGACCCAGCCATGCCGTTTGAAGTAACTGGCAACGCTGCCGATCGCATCGTCAGGATTGGTCCAGATATTGATGTGACCGTCACCGTCGAAATCCACCGCGTAGGCGCGAAAGCTGCTCGGCATGAATTGCGGCAGGCCCATCGCCCCGGCGTACGAGCCTTTGAGGGTCAATGGATCAACTTGTTCTTCACGGGCCAGCAGCAGGAACTCACGCAATTCCTTGCGGAAAAATTCGGCACGGGGAGGATAGTCGAAACCGAGCGTGGACAACGCATCAATCACCCGGTAATTGCCGGTATTACGTCCGAAAAAGGTCTCGACGCCGATGATCGACACGATGACTTGTGCCGGCACGCCGTATTCCTGCTCGGCACGGGCCAGTACGGCCTCGTGCTGGCGCCAGAAGTCCACGCCACGGGCGATGCGCGCGTCGGTGATGAACATCGGGCGATATTCTTTCCACTGTTTGACCCGCTCGGCGGGCTTGGAAATCGCGTCGAGAATCGCCTGTTTGCGCTGGGCCTCGCGAAACACCGCCATCAGTTGCTCACCGGCAAAACCGTAGTCGCGGGTCATTTCACCGACGAATTCGGCCACCTGCGGCGAGCCTTCGTAATCGCCGGCCAGCGCTTCCTGCGCGCTGCCAAGGATGCCGACCAGGCCGACCCACGGCGCGTAACGAGTCGCCCAGCTGCGCATGACTTGCATTGAACTCTTCACCTTATTCAAACCTGTGCGATCCACTTGCGATGCGTATGAATCGACATCAAAACCCCAAACGCTGACAGCAGTGTCACCAGCGAAGTTCCTCCGTAGCTAATGAACGGCAACGGCACCCCCACCACCGGCAACAGGCCACTGACCATACCGATGTTGACGAAAACATAAACAAAAAACGTCATGGTCAACGCGCCGGCGAGCAATTTGCCGAACAGCGTCTGCGCCTGGGCGGTAATCACCAGCCCGCGACCGATCAACAGCAGATAGATCAGCAGCAGCGCGCAGATGCCCACCAGACCGAACTCTTCGCCGAGGACGGCGATGATGAAGTCGGTGTGGCTTTCCGGCAAAAAGTCCAGGTGCGACTGGGTGCCCAGCAGCCAGCCCTTGCCGAACACACCGCCGGAACCGATCGCGGCTTTCGACTGGATGATGTTCCAGCCGGTGCCGAGCGGATCGCTTTCCGGGTCGAGGAAGGTCAGGATCCGCTGTTTCTGGTAGTCGTGCATGATGAAGAACCACATGGCGATCGCCACCGGCACGGCGGCGGCCAGCACGCTGAGGATCCAGCGCCAGCGCAGCCCGCCCATGAACAGCACGAATGCGCCGCCGGCCAGAATCAGCAACGACGTACCGAGGTCGGGCTGGCGCACGATCAGAATGAACGGCACACCGATCAGCAACAGGCTGATGCCCACATGCTTGAGCTGCGGCGGCAGTGTGCGCTTGGACAGATACCAGGCAATCGTCGCCGGCATCAGAATCTTCATGAACTCCGAGGGCTGGAAGCGGATCACCCCGGGGATGTTGATCCAGCGCGTCGCGCCCATGGCGTTGTGGCCCATGATGTCCACCACCATCAGCAGCACCACGCCGACCACGTAACCGAGCGGCACCCAGCGCGCCATGAAACGCGGTTCGAACTGGGCGATGACGATCATCGACACCAGGCCGATGCCGAACGAAGTGGCTTGTTTGCCCAGCAGATCCCAGCTCTTGCCGCTGGCCGAATACAGCACGAACAGACTGCCTGCGGCGAGGATCAGCAGCAGGATCAACAGCGGGCCATCGATATGCAGACGTTGCAGCAGCGTCGCGCGGCGACGCATCACATCCTCGCTGGAGAGCATGCGATCAAAATTATTCATCACGGGCCGTAGCCTCCGCACTGATAGGACCGGCGTATTCGGCCTTCAACCGACCATCCTGGTCCAGAAGCCAGGCATCCATGACCTGACGCACCACTGGCGCGGCGACACCCGAGCCGGACTCACCGTTCTCGACCATCACCGAGACCACGATTTTCGGGTTGTCGGCCGGGGCGAAACCGACGAACAAGGCGTGGTCGCGGTGGCGCTCCTGAACCTTGGAGCGGTCGTATTTCTCACCTTGCTTGATCGCGACCACCTGAGCCGTACCGGACTTGCCGGCGATGCGGTATTGCGCACCGATCGCCGCCTTGCGCGCCGTACCCCGGGCGCCGTGCATAACCTGTTGCATGCCGTGGTTGACCTTGGTCCAGTCCGACGGATCGCGCAGGACAATATCCGGCATCGGGTTTTCGTCTACCGGTTTGGCGCCTTCGATGGTCTTGGCCAGGTGCGGCCGGTTCCAGATGCCTTTGTTGGCCACCAGCGCCGTAGCCTGCGCCAGTTGCAACGGGGTGGACTGCATGTAGCCCTGGCCGATCCCCAGAATCAGGGTTTCGCCCGGGAACCACGCCTGTTTGCGCGTCGCGCGTTTCCACTCGCGGGACGGCATCAGGCCGGGGGATTCTTCGAACATGTCCAGCGAGACCTTCTGGCCGATGCCGAACTTGTTCAGGTAGGCCGACAACCGATCGATACCCAGCTTGTGCGCCAGGTCGTAGAAGTAGGTGTCGTTGGAACGCATGATCGCCGTGTCGAGATCGACGAAACCGTCACCGGTGCGGTTCCAGTTGCGGTACTTGTGATCGTAGTTGGGCAGCATGTAATAACCGGGGTCAAACACCCGGCTCGACGCTGTCACCACACCGGCATCGAGACCGGCAATCGCCACCGCTGGCTTGATCGTCGAACCCGGCGGGTACAGACCGCGCAGCACCCGGTTGAACAGCGGCCGGTCGATGGAATCGCGCAGCTCGGCATAGGCCTTGAAGCTGATGCCGGTGACGAACAGGTTCGGGTCGAAACTCGGCTGACTGACCATCGCCAGCACTTCGCCGGTGTTCGGATCGAGCGCTACCACCGCGCCACGGCGCCCGCCCAGCGCGGCCTCGGCCGCTTCCTGCAGCTTGATGTCCAGGCTCAGGACGATGTCCTTGCCGGGAATCGGATCGGTACGCTTGAGCACGCGTAATACGCGGCCTCGGGCGTTGGTCTCGACTTCCTCGTAACCCACCTGGCCGTGCAATTCCGGCTCGTAAAAACGCTCGATGCCGGTCTTGCCGATGTGGTGAGTGCCGCTGTAATTGACCGGGTCGAGGGTCTTCAGCTCTTTCTCGTTGATGCGCCCCATGTAACCCACCGAGTGCGCAAAGTGCGCGCCCTGCGGGTAGTGGCGCACCAGCTGCGCGACCACTTCCACCCCTGGCAGGCGGAACTGGTTCACCGCGATCCTGGCGATCTGCTCTTCGGTCAGCTCGAACAGGATCGGCACCGGCTCGAACGGCCGGCGCCCCTGACGCATGCGCTTTTCGAAGATCACCCGGTCCTCGGGCGTCAGCTGCAGCACTTCGACGATCACGTCAAGCACTTGCTGCCAGTCGCCGGAACGCTCGCGGGTCATGCTCAGGCTGAAGCTCGGGCGGTTGTCCGCCACCACCACGCCGTTGCGGTCGAAGATCAAGCCGCGGGTCGGCGGAATCGGCTGCACGTGGACGCGATTGTTTTCCGAGAGCGTCGAGTGGTACTCGTACTGGATCACCTGCAAGTAGTACAGCCGCGCAATCAATACGCAGATCAACAGCATGACCGCAATGGCCCCGAACACGACGCGGCTACGCACCAGGCGGGCGTCCTTTTCGTGGTCCTTGATGCGGATCGGCTGAGACATGAGGGCAGGACTACTTGTGGTAAGGGTGACCGGACAGCACGGTCCAGGCACGGTACAGCTGTTCGCCGATCAGGATCCGCACCAGCGGGTGCGGCAAGGTCAACGGCGACAACGACCAGCGCTGATCGGCGCGGGCGCAGACTTCCGGCGCCAGCCCTTCGGGGCCGCCAACCATGAAGTTGACCGTGCGCGAATCCAGCCGCCAACGGTCGAGTTCGACCGCCAGCTGCTCGGTACTCCAGGGCTTGCCGTGGACTTCCAGCGTGACGATCCGCTCGTTCGGCCCGACCTTGGCCAGCATGGCTTCGCCTTCCTGACGGATGAAACGGGCCACGTCGGCGTTCTTGCCACGGGTATTGAGCGGAATTTCCACCAGTTCCAGCGCCAGCTCGGACGGAAGACGCTTGGCATATTCATGCCAGCCTTCTTCCACCCACTTGGGCATGCGTGAACCGACGGCGATCAGTCGCAGTCGCACAGCAATCCCTTACAGCTGGTCTTTGTTGAGCTTGGTGAAATGCTCGTGGGTGTTTTCCGGGCTGTGGTGCCTGGCGTCTGCCGCACGGCTTTGCTCGGCACCGGCCCACAGGCGTTCCAGGTCGTAGAACTGACGCGCCGAGGCAGTCATCATGTGCACGATCACCAGATCGAGGTCGAGCAGCACCCAGTCGCTGTCGCCCTTGCCTTCTTCGCCCAGCGGCTTGGCGCCCTGCTTTTTGACTTCTTCACGGACCTTGTCCAGCATCGCGTTGATCTGGCGATTGGACGTACCGGTAGCGATGATCATGTAGTCGGTGATGCTCTGCTTGTCGCGAACATCGATGATCTGGATGTCTTGTGCCTTGACGTCTTCCAGGGCGGCCACGGCAACCTTGACCAGTTCGTCGCCTTTCAGCGGCTCGTTGGTGTTGGCCACTTCCGGCAGCGGCGCGCTCTTGAACGTGCCTTTACGCTTAACTTTGCTTACATCTTTGTCAGTCATATAAAACTCGTTTTGCTCATGTATTCGGCGGCTTGGCGATACGTGGATTCGTATCAGTGAAGCACGCCTTGTTCAGTTCGACGCACGGTACAGACCGTGCGCATCGATGTAGGCCAGGACCGCGTCGGGCACCAGGAAACGTACCGACTTACCGCTGGCCAGCAGTTGACGGATCTGGGTGGCGGAAACCGCGAGCGGTGTCTGCCAGACGAATGCAATCTGTCCGCTCGGCCCTTTCAGGGCCAGCGGGTCGCTCACCGAACGCGCTGCCAGCAGGTTGCGCAAGGCATCCGGCGGTTCGCTGTCGGCGTCCGGGCGCTGTAGCACCAGGATGTGGCAATGCTGGAGCAACTCTTCCCAGCGGTGCCAAGTGGGCAGGCCGCAAAATGCGTCCCAGCCCAAAAGCAGAAAAACCTGGGTCTCGGCGGCCATTTCGGCACGCATCAACTCCAGGGTATCGATGGTCCAGGACGGCTTGTCCCGCTGCAATTCGCGGGCGTCCACCACCAGCGGCGGCACTCCGGCCACCGCGCATTCAACCATTGCCAGCCGATCCTGCGCCGACACTTGCGGCGTATCGCGATGCGGCGGCCGAGCGCTGGGCATCATGCGCAGCTCGTCGAGCGTCAGCGCTTCGGCGACTTCCAGCGCACCGCGCAAATGGCCGATGTGCACCGGATCGAACGTGCCACCCAGTACGCCGATGCGCCGGGGTCGGAGTTCGCTGTCAGGCAGCGGCGCTGTCAGGTCGAGGTCGGTCAAGTCAGACCGTCGCCTGGCCGCGCAACTGGCCATCACCGACCACGATGTACTTCTCGCAGGTCAGTCCTTCGAGGCCCACCGGGCCGCGGGCGTGCAGCTTATCAGTAGAAATGCCGATCTCGGCACCCAATCCGTATTCGAATCCATCGGCGAAGCAGGTCGGGGTGTTGATCATCACCGACGCCGAGTCGACTTCCGCGACGAAACGCCGGGTGTCCGCCAGGTTTTCGCCGACGATCGAGTCGGTGTGATGCGAGCCGTAATGGTTGATGTGTTCAATGGCCTGGTCCAGCCCGTCGACCACGCGGATCGACAGGATCGGCGCCAGATACTCGGTGCTCCAGTCGTCTTCGCTGGCCTGCACCGCGTCGATGATCGCCCGGGTGCGCTCGCAGCCACGCAGCTCGACGCCTTTTTCGCGGAACTGGGCCGCCATCGACGGCAGGAAATCCTTCGCAACACTTTGATCGACGAGCAAGGTCTCCATCGCACCACAGATGCCATAACGGTAGGTCTTGGCATTGAAGGCGATGCGCTGGGCTTTCGCCAGATCCGCGTGCTCGCTGACATACACGTGGCAGATGCCGTCCAGATGCTTGATCACCGGCACGCGGGCATCGCGACTGATGCGCTCGATCAGGCCCCGACCACCGCGCGGCACGATCACGTCGACATACTCGGGCATGGTGATCATCGCGCCGACGGCGGCGCGATCCGTGGTTTCGACCACTTGCACCACGGCTGCCGGCAACTCGGCCTCGGCCAGACCGCGCTGGATGCACGCAGCAATCGCCCGGTTGGAATGAATCGCCTCGGAACCACCGCGCAGGATGGTCGCGTTGCCGGACTTCAGGCACAGGCTGGCGGCATCGATGGTCACGTTGGGCCGGGATTCGTAGATGATCCCGATCACGCCCAGCGGCACGCGCATCTTGCCAACCTGAATGCCGGACGGACGAAAGCTCATGTCGCGGATCGCCCCGACCGGGTCGGGCAGTGCCGCGACCTGACGCAGGCCGACGATCATCCCGTCGATCCGTGCCGGGGTCAGTTCCAGACGTTCCAGCAAGGCCGGCTCCAGACCATTGGCGCGACCGGCGGCCAGATCCTGTTCATTGGCTGCGGCCAGCTCGGCGCGCGCGGCGTCCAGCGCATTGGCAGCAGCCTGCAGGGCGCGGTTTTTCTGCGCGGTGCTGGCACGGCCGATGACCCGGGAAGCTTCGCGGGCGGCGCGACCCAATCGGGTCATGTAGTCAAGAACGGACTCAGTCATGGTCTGCTGGGGTCTTGGCAAAGAGGAAAGCGGCAGATTATAGCTGTCGCGTCCCGGGACTAACAGCGGTGACAGGCGGATGGTCGAAATGGACTGCAATTTGCCGACGTTCAGCCGTAATTAAGCCTCGGATTGCTATCATCACGACCTCTTTCGCCTGGATAAACCTCGTTTGCCATGTCCAACCTGACCGTTCGCGCCACCGCCGAGCGCCTGCCACTGGGCCTTCCGGACGCTTTTTTCGACCGTGACGCGCAAGTGCTGGCCCGCAATCTGCTCGGCAAAGTCATCCGCCACCGGG comes from the Pseudomonas sp. RSB 5.4 genome and includes:
- a CDS encoding glutamate-5-semialdehyde dehydrogenase translates to MTESVLDYMTRLGRAAREASRVIGRASTAQKNRALQAAANALDAARAELAAANEQDLAAGRANGLEPALLERLELTPARIDGMIVGLRQVAALPDPVGAIRDMSFRPSGIQVGKMRVPLGVIGIIYESRPNVTIDAASLCLKSGNATILRGGSEAIHSNRAIAACIQRGLAEAELPAAVVQVVETTDRAAVGAMITMPEYVDVIVPRGGRGLIERISRDARVPVIKHLDGICHVYVSEHADLAKAQRIAFNAKTYRYGICGAMETLLVDQSVAKDFLPSMAAQFREKGVELRGCERTRAIIDAVQASEDDWSTEYLAPILSIRVVDGLDQAIEHINHYGSHHTDSIVGENLADTRRFVAEVDSASVMINTPTCFADGFEYGLGAEIGISTDKLHARGPVGLEGLTCEKYIVVGDGQLRGQATV
- the mrdA gene encoding penicillin-binding protein 2; this translates as MSQPIRIKDHEKDARLVRSRVVFGAIAVMLLICVLIARLYYLQVIQYEYHSTLSENNRVHVQPIPPTRGLIFDRNGVVVADNRPSFSLSMTRERSGDWQQVLDVIVEVLQLTPEDRVIFEKRMRQGRRPFEPVPILFELTEEQIARIAVNQFRLPGVEVVAQLVRHYPQGAHFAHSVGYMGRINEKELKTLDPVNYSGTHHIGKTGIERFYEPELHGQVGYEEVETNARGRVLRVLKRTDPIPGKDIVLSLDIKLQEAAEAALGGRRGAVVALDPNTGEVLAMVSQPSFDPNLFVTGISFKAYAELRDSIDRPLFNRVLRGLYPPGSTIKPAVAIAGLDAGVVTASSRVFDPGYYMLPNYDHKYRNWNRTGDGFVDLDTAIMRSNDTYFYDLAHKLGIDRLSAYLNKFGIGQKVSLDMFEESPGLMPSREWKRATRKQAWFPGETLILGIGQGYMQSTPLQLAQATALVANKGIWNRPHLAKTIEGAKPVDENPMPDIVLRDPSDWTKVNHGMQQVMHGARGTARKAAIGAQYRIAGKSGTAQVVAIKQGEKYDRSKVQERHRDHALFVGFAPADNPKIVVSVMVENGESGSGVAAPVVRQVMDAWLLDQDGRLKAEYAGPISAEATARDE
- the rsfS gene encoding ribosome silencing factor, translated to MTDKDVSKVKRKGTFKSAPLPEVANTNEPLKGDELVKVAVAALEDVKAQDIQIIDVRDKQSITDYMIIATGTSNRQINAMLDKVREEVKKQGAKPLGEEGKGDSDWVLLDLDLVIVHMMTASARQFYDLERLWAGAEQSRAADARHHSPENTHEHFTKLNKDQL
- a CDS encoding septal ring lytic transglycosylase RlpA family protein, whose translation is MRALPINKPLKLVAFAALAVLVVSCSTSRAPTQKTSSTAVRAQPGLDINRAHKDGAPWWDVDVSRIPDATPTLHTGPYKANPYTVLGKTYFPLQESKTYVASGTASWYGTKFHGQNTANGEVYDLYGMSAAHKTLPLPSYVRVTNLDNNKSVILRVNDRGPFYSDRIIDLSYAAAKKLGYAEIGTARVKVEGIDPQQWWAAKGRPAPLMLNEPQVAQNSAPVITASAGTIEQWTPPPQQHASDTVPVQISAKKNASAPASGQYLQVGAFANPDAAELLRSKLSGMVSAPVFISSIVRNQQTLHRVRLGPIGSPGEIAQVQNSVRLANLGSPSVVTE
- the mltB gene encoding lytic murein transglycosylase B — translated: MQVMRSWATRYAPWVGLVGILGSAQEALAGDYEGSPQVAEFVGEMTRDYGFAGEQLMAVFREAQRKQAILDAISKPAERVKQWKEYRPMFITDARIARGVDFWRQHEAVLARAEQEYGVPAQVIVSIIGVETFFGRNTGNYRVIDALSTLGFDYPPRAEFFRKELREFLLLAREEQVDPLTLKGSYAGAMGLPQFMPSSFRAYAVDFDGDGHINIWTNPDDAIGSVASYFKRHGWVAGEPVVSRADVRGEQVDEGLTTGIEPTKTVGELRALGWSSHDALRDDMPVTAFRLEGDNGPEYWMGLKNFYAITRYNRSVMYAMAVYQLSEELVKARGVK
- the rlmH gene encoding 23S rRNA (pseudouridine(1915)-N(3))-methyltransferase RlmH, which encodes MRLRLIAVGSRMPKWVEEGWHEYAKRLPSELALELVEIPLNTRGKNADVARFIRQEGEAMLAKVGPNERIVTLEVHGKPWSTEQLAVELDRWRLDSRTVNFMVGGPEGLAPEVCARADQRWSLSPLTLPHPLVRILIGEQLYRAWTVLSGHPYHK
- the lipB gene encoding lipoyl(octanoyl) transferase LipB, whose translation is MPGTLGFRELGQMAYEPVWHAMQRFTNERGSDAADEIWLVEHPPVFTQGQAGKAEHLLLPGDIPVVQVDRGGQVTYHGPGQLVAYLLLDVRKLGFGVRDLVSRMEHCLIELLASYGVTAVAKPDAPGVYVDGAKIASLGLRIRHGCSFHGLALNVDMNLEPFRRINPCGYAGLAMTQLSDHAGSIEFAEVSARLRAQLVKHLDYAEQTTLTGGID
- the rodA gene encoding rod shape-determining protein RodA, coding for MRRRATLLQRLHIDGPLLILLLILAAGSLFVLYSASGKSWDLLGKQATSFGIGLVSMIVIAQFEPRFMARWVPLGYVVGVVLLMVVDIMGHNAMGATRWINIPGVIRFQPSEFMKILMPATIAWYLSKRTLPPQLKHVGISLLLIGVPFILIVRQPDLGTSLLILAGGAFVLFMGGLRWRWILSVLAAAVPVAIAMWFFIMHDYQKQRILTFLDPESDPLGTGWNIIQSKAAIGSGGVFGKGWLLGTQSHLDFLPESHTDFIIAVLGEEFGLVGICALLLIYLLLIGRGLVITAQAQTLFGKLLAGALTMTFFVYVFVNIGMVSGLLPVVGVPLPFISYGGTSLVTLLSAFGVLMSIHTHRKWIAQV
- a CDS encoding D-alanyl-D-alanine carboxypeptidase family protein, which translates into the protein MNITTFAKRLCLLVPLLLSPAAFAAEMMPSPPQLAAKAYVLMDASSGNVLVENNGDQRLPPASLTKLMTAYIATLEIRRGQIGENDPVTVSENAWRTGGSRMFIKVGSQVTVSDLLHGIIIQSGNDASVALSEHIAGSEDAFADLMNKTVADLGMTNSHFMNPTGLPNPEHYSSAHDMAILARAIIHEDPAHYAIYSQKEFFWNGIKQPNRNLLLWRDKTVDGLKTGHTDEAGYCMVSSAVRDGQRLIAVVFGTNSEVARAAETQKLLTYGFRFFETQTFYQKGTELAQAPVWKGTTSQVKAGLAEDLTMTLPKGQLKKLAASMTMNPQLTAPIAKGDVIGKVEVKLDDKVVHSADLIALDAVEEGGIFRRMWDSIRLFFYGLFN
- a CDS encoding DUF493 domain-containing protein is translated as MTDTEVKAPKIEFPQVDYPVKVISDTGVGHKDKIIEIVKKFATINDERVDERSSSNGKYTTIQLHIVATDQDQLYNINSELRATGFVHMVL
- the nadD gene encoding nicotinate-nucleotide adenylyltransferase, with the protein product MTDLDLTAPLPDSELRPRRIGVLGGTFDPVHIGHLRGALEVAEALTLDELRMMPSARPPHRDTPQVSAQDRLAMVECAVAGVPPLVVDARELQRDKPSWTIDTLELMRAEMAAETQVFLLLGWDAFCGLPTWHRWEELLQHCHILVLQRPDADSEPPDALRNLLAARSVSDPLALKGPSGQIAFVWQTPLAVSATQIRQLLASGKSVRFLVPDAVLAYIDAHGLYRASN